Below is a genomic region from Deltaproteobacteria bacterium.
GCTGAAAATATCCATGAAATATTACATAAAGAAGGCCCTGAAAAAGTGCCTGTCAGAAAAGTCGCTCCTGCTAAGGGAGCGACATCAAAAACGGTGCATCCCAAAGATGTCATCCCCATGGATGATGAGGAGTTTAGGGAGTTTTAGTCCCTTAAAAAGCATTTTCTGCCGGGAAAAGGCAGAAAATGCTTTTGTCAAGGTAGTCATGCCATTCAAGGGAGGACCGAAAATAGCGCCTCTCAAGGGACATTATAAAATAACCCCCCTCACTCAACGCCCTCCCCCTTTAAGGAGGGGATGATAAGATCCCCTCCTCTTTCCAGGGGAGGAAAAGATGAAAATCAGAAGGGTTGAGTCTGTTCAGGGTTGTGATCCAAAAAAGGGCCGTTGGCCTATGATTTCCGGCGCAAGCTCTTGGTCCCACAGCACTTTAAAAAAATACCCCTTTCACCTGCAGGTGAAAGGGGTATTTTTTAAAGCATCGTGAAACCGCTATGCTGCGCTATAAATTCATGGCCAACGGCCCTTTCCGGTATTATCTGTTTATAAAAAATCTGATTAGCGCCTTTCAGAGGTTTTTCTTGAATTAACGGGCTATTTGATAAAAAAAACGGTTACAAATTAGCGCTCTTGCTCCCGCTTCTCCGTATGTGACACTATCCAGTAGACGACACCAAGGACGGCAAGGGCGGCAATGAGCGATATCTGGGCGCCCACTTCCTCCGTTTTGAGAGAGGTTACCAGTATTTTCCTGATAATGGCCACCATGGCGACGCTGACAAAGACCTTGATAGAGAATTTCGCACCCTTCAGGTGATCGATTTCCGTATCGACCAGTTCGATAACTACCCAGAGAATCATGAGGCTTCCCAGTGTGGCCAGTAGTCCTTTTTCAATGTTGCCGTCAAATAAGTGGGTAATGTCGTAGGCAAAAAGGCCGAGAACGGTAACGCCGAGAAAAACGAGGCCTATAACAAGAACGAGGTTCAGACCGTAAGAGAATCTTTTCGCAAAATTGATGAGTTTGTTCTCCGCCTTTTTTGAGATAAAGAAGAGGTTTTTTTCTTCTTCGATATAGGAAGCGGTGAGAATATCCAGGTTTATATCGAGGATTTTCCCTACGGAAAGGAGCATATCGCCTCTCTCTTCACAGGCGGAAATTTCTTTCATAATAATGTCGGAGCAGAATTTTCTGACAAAACTTATGGACACATTAACATAATGTGAAGGCAGGTTAACTTTCACATGGGCATGGCCTATCCGTTCCAGGTAATAGGTGTAATCTGCATTATAGGGCCCATTAAACAGTTTTAAAAACCAACCCTTTAAAGCCCCCTTATGCTTGTTAATAATCTCATCATTTTTCAGATATTTGGATGCATTTTTAAACTGCATGGCTTTATTGTAAAAAGCATCGACAAACTCATCACCGTGTTTCTCCATAACAGGAGCAAGCTTCCTGAGCAGGTTTTCATCCCATGACGTAAAACTATAGTTTTCCTTGACCTTCTTTATGAGCAAAATGTAGCCTCCCTTATTGATTTCATGTTCCTGAATAGAAGAGTAATGATGTTTAATTCGTAAAGTCGTTTCAAAAACTTTATATCACTTTTATCGTCATTTCAACTTTTATATTTTTGCTTAACAAAATGTGTAAGAGCGTTAATTAATTTATAAAACCATTCCTTGCTTGATCTTGACTTTTTAAGACAAGCTATAATAGACTAACACTGTAGAGCACAGTGTATTGCTTTGCCTTTCTTTCAGGCATGCCGTATAGCTCACCTCATTTAACCAAAAAAAATATAATTTAAATTGTTCCCGGTCAAATATTGTTTTAAGGAGGCGCATATTGATGCTTCCAGGGAAAGTTTAAGGAGTTCGACACTTGGCAATTGATAAAAGTAAAGTACAGGCCCAGGCACAAAAGTTTGCGCTCAAAGGTCAGACTGATAAAGCGATAAAGGAATATCTCCTGCTCTTTGATGATGACCCGGAAGATATAAAGGTCTGTCAAAAGCTGGGTGATCTTTATAATAAAAAAGGTAACAAAAAAGAAGCCCAGAAATATCAGGAAAAAGTTGCCGAAGATTATACGGCAAAAGGTTTTTACCTAAAAGCGATAGCCGTATACAAGCAGATCCTGAGAGCTGATCCGTCACAGCTGGCTCTCAACCTCAAACTTGCAGACCTCTACAATAAACAGGGACTGCCTAACGAAGCCATTTCTCAATACAGGCTGGTGGCAGGCCAGTACGAAAAGAGCGGTAAAATAAGGGATGCCCTTCAAGTCATCGGCCAGATGGCTGATATTGACCCCTCCAACGTAATGATCAGAATTAAGCTTGCTGAACGTTATGTGAAGGAAGGAATCAATGATAAGGCCATAGAGCAGATACTCAAGGCTGGAGAAGAGTATAAAAAAGATGAAAAGCATGATGAGATAATTAAGCTTTATGAAAAGTTTACCGGTGTAGATCAGTCCTCTAAAGAAATATATAAAGGTCTTGCAACGGCCTGTATCGAGAGCGGTGACGATGATAAGGCCCTTGCCAAACTTCAAAAAGCGCTTCAAATTGATTCTGAAGATATAGAAACCCTTTTCCTTCTTACGGGCCTTTATAAAAAGAAAGGTGAACCGGATAAGGCAAAAAGCTCTCTCCAGCATATTCTTAAAATAGACTCCATGTCTATTGAAGCGAGAAAAGAAATTGCCGTTATCTATGTTGACGCAGGTGACCAGGAAAGGGCCCTTTCAGAGTATGAAATGCTGGTAGATCTCTACCTCAAAGACGAACTCTTTGATGATGCCTTGCAACTGATTGAAAGTTTAAAGGAAAAAATGCCCGGCAACTCGCGGGTTATGGGCAAGCTCTGTGAGATTCACTGGATAATGAAAGACCAGGATAAGCTTGTCGAATCATACAAGGAACTGGCCAGGCTTTATACTGAACAGGGTGAAGAGAGTAAAGCCCGCGAGGTTTATGGCAGAGTGCTTGAACTGAGGCCGGCCGATGAAGAAGCGAAGGCGGCGACGGCTGAGGGGAAAGTCCCTGAGGCAGAAGAAAAAGCTGAAGCCGGGGAAAAAGAAGAGGCTGCTGATGAGACGGGGCCTTTGAGTCGCGCAGAAGTTACAAAGATACTGACGGAAGTCGATGTCTACCTCAAGTACGGCATGGAAGACAAGGTTGAAGAAGCCCTCCAGGTGGTGCTCAATCGAAATCCCGATAACATTGAAGCAAGACTAAAACTTAAAGATTTCTTTGTCAGTCAGAAGAAACCCGATGAAGGGGCTTCTGTTTATTTTGAGGCCATTCATATTTATAAAAAGCTCGGCGAAGATGAGAAGGTTCTTGAAAGCCTGAAAGATCTTTTAAAAATAAAACCCGGCCATAAAGAAGCGGCAGCTCTGCATAAATCCCTGGCAGGGGAGGAAGAAGAACTTATAGCGGAAGAAGCCTTTCCTGATGAAATTGAGCTTGAAATTGAAGGTGAAGAAGAAGTTAAGGTTGAAGAAGAGGAAGAAGCTCAAGTTGTCGCCGGGGTAGAGGAAGTTGAGGAAGTAGAAGCAGTAGAAGAGATAGAGGCCGTTGAAGAAGTTGAGGAAATAGAGGAAGTTGAAGAGATAGAGGCCGTTGAAGAAGTTGAGGAAGTTGAGGAAGTTGAAGAGATAGAGGCCGTTGAGGAGATTGAAGCGCTTGAAGAGGAAGCGATGGAGCTTGAGCCTCTTGAAGCAGAGTTGATAGAAGAAGAGGAACTGGAAGAAGCAGTGGCAGAAGAACCTGCTCCCCTTGAAGAGGAAGAAGCGCTTGTTCTTGATGTTGCAGAACCTTTAAGTATTGCAGATGTGGGAGAGTTGCTTGAGGAGGCCCAGTTTTATATTCACCAGGAACTTTTTGAAAAGGCAAGAATAAGTCTTAAAGAAATTGAAGAACTTGCTCCCGGTAACAGTGAAGCTGCTGAAATGCTTGAAAAAATTGAAGACCTCGAATCTCAGAGCCTTTGTGAAATGCCGGTGCAGGAAGTGGAAGCTGCTGAAGAAAGCTTTTTTGACCTCTCGGCAGAACTGTCTGACGAAATTACCGGCACAGGGACGGCTGCAGGCTCCCTTGGGGACGAAGAAATGCTCAGTTTTGACGCTCTCTTCGATTCTTTCAAGGAAGGCGTGTCGCAGCAGGTATCCGGTGAAGATAGTGAGACCCATTACAACCTCGGTATTGCATACAAGGAAATGGGGCTCTTCGATGATGCCATTGAAGAGTTTAAAATTGCCATGAAGGACCCTGGCAAAAAGTTTGATTCCTATTCCATGCTGGGGCTTTGCAGCTTCGATAACGGTCAGCCTGAAGATGCCATTGAATATTTCAGAATTGGTCTCGATAGTGAGGGAATAACTAAAGAGGCGGAACTGAATCTTACCTATGAACTCGGCCTTGCTTATAAAAAAGCGAATATGGTCGTTGAAGCGAAAGAGGCTCTTGAAAAGGTCTATAGTTCTGATAAAACCTTCAGAGAAGTTTCCCGTGAATATGCCGAAGTTAAGGAAATGTATGGCAAAGGGGGGGGAGAAGAGATTCCGGGCATGGAAACGGTGAGTGAAAAAGATGTGCCCGGTGAGGGCGAGGGCAACCCTAAAGACAAGGTTTCTTATTTATAAAAGGAGTTTAAGTTGAGCTATCTTGAGTTTTACGGGTTGACGGAAGAACCCTTTGGCAATGCGCCCGTATCATCAAAGTTTTTTTATAACAGCGCTCAGCATTCGCAGGCGCTTCTTCGTATGATGTATGCGGCGGATGCCATGAAAGGGCTTGCCATGGTCGTTGGTGATATTGGTTCCGGAAAGACGACGCTGGCGAGAAGGATGCTCGACCAGCTTCCTGATGAAGAATATGAAGCGGCCATGCTTGTTATTATTCATTCCGCCATTACGGCTGACTGGCTTCTCAGGAGAATTGCGACACTTCTCGGCATCGATGAACCTCCCCATGACAAGGCGACCATCCTCGGTCTTATTTATGAAAAGCTTAAGGAGATCAACGAAGCAGGTAAAAAGGCCATTCTCATTGTTGATGAAGTACAGATGCTTCAGTCGAAGGAGATTATGGAGGAATTCAGGGGGCTTTTAAATCTGGAAGTGCCCGGTAAAAAACTGCTTACTTTTATCTTTTTTGGCCTTCCCGAGGTTGAGGACTATCTCAAACTTGATGAACCGCTCGACCAGCGGGTTGCCGTAAAATATCACCTTAAATCACTCAGTGAGGAATCTACCGAGTCTTACATGAAGCACAGGCTTCATGTGGCAGGGGCTAAAAGGATGTTTTTCTCCAGGGAAGCGGTGGAATCCGTATACAAACTGTCGCGAGGCGTTCCGCGGCTGATCAATACGCTCTGCGATAATGCGCTTTTTGAAGGATATCTTCTTAAAAAAGATGTTATCAGTGAATCGCTGGTAAATAGCGTCGGCAAGGATTTACGCCTCGATGAAGAATCGAGGGAAAAATTCAAAGAGACATCGGCCGCCTCAAGCGTTAAAATCGAGCAGTCGGAGAGCCTTCATGAAATCGACAATATTCTGGACAAGCTGACAGAGTAGGTTTCAAACACTTCTTTTTACAAAAACATTTGATCCTGGTCACACCATGATTAAGGATACCTGCATATTCTCTTTACTGAGAAAAAATCCGCTTCTTGAAAAAATTTATTTAATCTCCAGAGAAATCTCTTCCCCTCTCTATATTGTCGGCGGTTCCATAAGAGACCTTTTTGTAAAAGGACATTTTGCCGACCTCGATTTTGCTGTTCATGAGAAGGTTGAGGCTGTTGCTTGTGCTGTTGCCGAATCGCTGGGTGGAACATCGTTTTCTCTCGGCAGCGAAAAAAAATCCTG
It encodes:
- a CDS encoding protoglobin domain-containing protein, with translation MLIKKVKENYSFTSWDENLLRKLAPVMEKHGDEFVDAFYNKAMQFKNASKYLKNDEIINKHKGALKGWFLKLFNGPYNADYTYYLERIGHAHVKVNLPSHYVNVSISFVRKFCSDIIMKEISACEERGDMLLSVGKILDINLDILTASYIEEEKNLFFISKKAENKLINFAKRFSYGLNLVLVIGLVFLGVTVLGLFAYDITHLFDGNIEKGLLATLGSLMILWVVIELVDTEIDHLKGAKFSIKVFVSVAMVAIIRKILVTSLKTEEVGAQISLIAALAVLGVVYWIVSHTEKREQER
- a CDS encoding tetratricopeptide repeat protein, which gives rise to MAIDKSKVQAQAQKFALKGQTDKAIKEYLLLFDDDPEDIKVCQKLGDLYNKKGNKKEAQKYQEKVAEDYTAKGFYLKAIAVYKQILRADPSQLALNLKLADLYNKQGLPNEAISQYRLVAGQYEKSGKIRDALQVIGQMADIDPSNVMIRIKLAERYVKEGINDKAIEQILKAGEEYKKDEKHDEIIKLYEKFTGVDQSSKEIYKGLATACIESGDDDKALAKLQKALQIDSEDIETLFLLTGLYKKKGEPDKAKSSLQHILKIDSMSIEARKEIAVIYVDAGDQERALSEYEMLVDLYLKDELFDDALQLIESLKEKMPGNSRVMGKLCEIHWIMKDQDKLVESYKELARLYTEQGEESKAREVYGRVLELRPADEEAKAATAEGKVPEAEEKAEAGEKEEAADETGPLSRAEVTKILTEVDVYLKYGMEDKVEEALQVVLNRNPDNIEARLKLKDFFVSQKKPDEGASVYFEAIHIYKKLGEDEKVLESLKDLLKIKPGHKEAAALHKSLAGEEEELIAEEAFPDEIELEIEGEEEVKVEEEEEAQVVAGVEEVEEVEAVEEIEAVEEVEEIEEVEEIEAVEEVEEVEEVEEIEAVEEIEALEEEAMELEPLEAELIEEEELEEAVAEEPAPLEEEEALVLDVAEPLSIADVGELLEEAQFYIHQELFEKARISLKEIEELAPGNSEAAEMLEKIEDLESQSLCEMPVQEVEAAEESFFDLSAELSDEITGTGTAAGSLGDEEMLSFDALFDSFKEGVSQQVSGEDSETHYNLGIAYKEMGLFDDAIEEFKIAMKDPGKKFDSYSMLGLCSFDNGQPEDAIEYFRIGLDSEGITKEAELNLTYELGLAYKKANMVVEAKEALEKVYSSDKTFREVSREYAEVKEMYGKGGGEEIPGMETVSEKDVPGEGEGNPKDKVSYL
- a CDS encoding AAA family ATPase, which gives rise to MSYLEFYGLTEEPFGNAPVSSKFFYNSAQHSQALLRMMYAADAMKGLAMVVGDIGSGKTTLARRMLDQLPDEEYEAAMLVIIHSAITADWLLRRIATLLGIDEPPHDKATILGLIYEKLKEINEAGKKAILIVDEVQMLQSKEIMEEFRGLLNLEVPGKKLLTFIFFGLPEVEDYLKLDEPLDQRVAVKYHLKSLSEESTESYMKHRLHVAGAKRMFFSREAVESVYKLSRGVPRLINTLCDNALFEGYLLKKDVISESLVNSVGKDLRLDEESREKFKETSAASSVKIEQSESLHEIDNILDKLTE